The Larus michahellis chromosome 8, bLarMic1.1, whole genome shotgun sequence nucleotide sequence tcctttgaaatatcttCAGAGCTGATATTTCAATCCACTCTAGAAACCCTAATCCTTTAAGTCGCTACCACAGTTAGTCAGCGCAGTCCATGCGTAAACTGCGTGTCATATTTCACATACGTACAGAGTCGGAATATGCTCGATGGCAGATGGAAGCTGGGTAGGAATAACCAACGTGCATCTTCTTCAGGAGCTGGCCCGTTTTCAAATTCCTGCAGTTGGTGACAATACAAATTCCGACTGCATTTCCATCCTCTATCTGTTATTTTCTAATCATAGTTAACATCGCTATGCAAGACGGACATATATATTTGGATTCACATAAACCAACTAAGACAAGAGCCCACAGGAAGAGATGTAATGAATATGACGTAAAAGCAAGTGGGATTCTAGCAGCATAGTTCATTCGCTTTCTATCTGACTGTACAGAAGTTAGAGCGCCAGAATGTAGGCCTTTTGACAATTATCATTTCAAACGCTAATCAGCAGCCAACAAACACTCCTATACAATGTCTGCAGCTACGCGCTACAGCCACCACATACACCTGCAAGCTAAATCATTTCATTGTGAAGGAAAACACTGACCAAACAACAATGCTGTTCACTGCAGTGGTGCCAACCAAGGCGTCTCTCGCTCCTTCTACTTCAGCAAAAGCTAAAACAGTTTCTTCGGGGGGCATCAAAGTCTGTCCATCCTTGCACCTGAACATCAGATTAGCAAGGGAGAAAAGGCAGTCAAAACTATGTGTTTTGTTCTCAGCACACCTCCACAATGAAGAGGAACCTGACGCTCTTCTACATCTGAGATGTTTTCTTTGCTTCCACCTGCCTCACTGAGaccaccccaaaaccagcagACTCACCTTCCCGTCTCTGAAAGCGACACTATTTCCACTTGCTGCTCTTGcacagtcctgctgctgctgaccaGCCTCCTATCCTTTATCCCAAGAACAGCTTTTATATTTCCAGTTTTTACTAGTGATTGCTTGAATAAGTCATTCTCAGAGGAATAAAGCAAGAGCCTAAATTAAGAGAAAAGTATGCATAATGACAGAAGGAAGCACAATTCAAACATGCCATAGAGTATAAAAACAAGCATATGTTTAAACAGTCTAACACCTCTAGAGGTGAATAAGCAAGTCTTTATAGTTGATTTTTAGAAATCCCTTCCATATTTTCCAACTGTTAAAGCAGCTGAGAAAGTGACACATTAGTAAGAGATAATTTAAATGACTACACAAGAGCAGAGTTAAGCTGCAGCTATTCAGGGTGCAAAGTGCtagtaagaaataaatacaacacCTTATTTCTCCAATCTCCAAATCTCCCAATGCTATACACACAAGATTACAGGCATCCGGCAGAGGAACAATCTGTATTACAGGAATCTAGGACAGCAAAACAATAATTCAGTGTCACCTACAACGTCCCTTTGACTTTATTGCCATTTTCTAGAGTGTTTCAAGGAAAATGATATGGAGCAGAACTAATTTTCAGATCCCTCTGAAGAAGCACACTTAGATTAACAGCTGAACTCTCTGCTGACTGTTTACCTAATTAAACAATCCCTGTTGACGTAAGAGACAAAAAGTGTCTCCAGGGAGCATAAGGGGAAAGAGCCTAAGTCAGTAGCTGCAGCCACCATTCAGTACATGAAGTATGAAATTCCAGCAGGTAACACGCAACCATAGAAGCTACTGGCCTTCTCCATCAGCAGTGCAAATCATTCTCCTCGTTGCCTGATGGAATGAAAAAATTATGCGACCTAAAGAACTTACCTTGCACCCAAGACTGCAAGCTCCTTGTATCTTGGGAACTAACACACTGGGACAAGAAAGCTGTCCTAAATTCTAGAAATAAGGATGGCGTTCATACCTCTCCGACCTGCCAAGTATAGACTTTTCCCCAGTGGTCAGATGCCAGAGGTTTCCACAAGGAGACAGAACTCTCACAAGCAGTCACCAcgcacagctctctgcagccagctgcttCCCACCACACGGTACTCACGTCCACAGCACAGGAACTTGAAGAATCCTGTCCAAGACAAAGCAGCACTGGTTTTCTTCTGATTGATAGACATGGTTATCTAACCTAGGGGTTCGGACCAAGAAAAATGCTTGACGTTCAGTGTGCAGAGAATTTAAGGCTAAAACTTAATGCTCACAAAGTTTAATTTTGAGGAAAGAGTCAGTAAggcactgtcctggtttgaggtaaaacagaaccaactttctgttcagtaattttatttcttagctaggcctcttctaactctctgaaattaacagcatgttgtgtctgaaacggttcgttctcagtgataagaccaatgtttacagtttgtgccaaggaatggtacccAGAGAGGCTCTTGagtatacttattgctataacaaccaaggtcagctaatttcgttatttgccccgttggagggtcagaaatggaaaagcgtagaggggtcccacctgcagggaggagcggacaggacaggggacccaaaattgaccaacagggtattccatcccatctgccccatgctcagtacaaaagctgaggggtcaaagggtcaattctcttccttcaatgtctgacatccaaggaggaccctgtctgttcatctgcctttgatcccgatccgtgggttcctgactccagctgtggaattcAGTTCTCACCCAtcaccgagtccagtctgggacttccacagttcctgctggtgacgtcatcctgggagcttaacatggttttgtatatactgtatctatttcattctttccctttttattttattattactatttcattagtttagtttcctctaaacttgtaaatctctttatctctcctcctcctctccgtgtacgagaggctgagggggagcatctgtcaccggccatcGGCCAATTTGGCCGAAACCACGACATGCACCGAGGAAAACAAGCCAGGTACGTTTCACCCTTAAAGCAGCAAACATATTGGCTCACACGACAAAAATTACTTGTCATTTGAAACAACAGgcacccagcagagcccagggctgggacaggacTGGGGGTACCACGGCACAGCCATAACAAAGCCTGAGTGCCACCTACCTGCAGAAGCACTTGCTTCCCTTGTTGCACAAATGGGAGGGGGGACTTGCAGTAGCACAGACGGAGTTTAAAACTGAACAAAGCaagggccttctcttctcccttctaaaaacattttcagcttcaGCCACATTATTGTTGGCTGCTTATGCTAATCCCCCAGGCTTGCTTCCTGAGCAAAACTTTGCGCTTTGGTTTGGAAAAGCTAGAGGTGGCCCAGCCCCCAGCAAGCTCATCTGGAGTTCAACAGGCTTTCCCACAGATGTTGCTTCCTTGCCTGCCAACTGTTCCCTACCCGCTAGGAGACAGAGGACAGTGGAAGGACAGACACGACTGCAGGAGGAAGAGCCCATGGCTCAGCTGTGCAAACGGTCCTGGGCAAGATTTGCCTTGGTCATTGCATGTGCAATCAAGGCTCCCTTCCAGAAGGGTGTGAACATCAACATGTGTATTTGGCACAGTGCTGTAGTCCCCCACAAAATTTGTTGGTTACTGGGCGAGGTAGTGCCTGCAATGGTGACAGGAGGCCACGGGAGCCACAGGGCAGGCAACAGGGATACAAGGGCTGAGATCATTTTACCTGGGgctgaagaaaaatgcagcagttcTGTTTGTTAAGACCTTTGTATGTGTTTAGACATTTGTTATTCAGAAACAAGCACTGAAATCCTTTATCAGTCAAAAGGAGATATACAGCAACCTAACCTTTCAGCATGCTTTACTACAAGCGAAGGCAGAACTGATGAAATTAGACAGCAATCTATTTTGTTCAACTAGCCATTCTGcattttttattgcatttttgttaAACTTAGTATTAATGAGCTGCTACTGACTCGGTAAACAACTATCTGATGTTACCTTTAGCTTTGATACAAGCTGCAAGCTCTCTTCTCTGAGGCCATCAAACAGTACCGGAGTCATCTGTTCTGCCACATCTTTCTTCTGCACAAACAAGTAAAGAATGAGGATAATTCAACTTTGAAATTACATTCAGCCCCTACAAGAGTGAGGCAGAAGCACGAATTCATTCTGCATGCAGTTATTGGAGAGCTATGGTAGGAGCACCTCTTTTTGTACTTCCGTGTCTTTGAAAACCAAGAGATCCCAGACAGGTTATTTCCTGGTTTCACCTCAAAATTGTCTTTTACCACCACTCTGCATCTATCAGCCTTCAGAGACAAGTCATTCTTTCAGTACCCATCCTGCATGTgagttatttatatattatataaatttataatatatttatatattataccTCCTTTATCAAATCCCAGCTGAAAATTTTCCTTAAGGTAGACCAACACTATGTGGGTACCAGAAAGTTTTTGCTCATACACACGTTTCAAAATCACATCTGCAATAAGCATTGAAACCCGTATCTCCAGTTTCatcaaacaggattttaaaatttgcttttgagGTCAAAAGACCTGAGGCAAAAGATGAAAATCAAACATTTACCAAGTCAGGTAAAAGACAGCGTGCAGGGCTAGCATGCAAAGAAGTCTTTACCCTGGAGTCAGGCAAGACTCTGGAAAAGGGGATTCGCCTACAAAACCACTGACTTAGTACCCTTGGCAAAGAGGCCAGCTTATTACCTGCTCAGGAGAAGCCCTgcaggatctctgctgtttgctctCCGACTGCTGATGCTTCTCCAAGGCCACAGCCTCATCAGATTCATTATGGGGAGCTTCTAAATTAAATGTTGTACtttgttcctcctcttttctaGCAGATCCTGCACCACAGCTGTCCAAGTGCAGTGGAACGGCAGAGTCTTTGCATTCCCCATCATCCACGACCTGGGCAGATGCCCCTCTGGAGAAATGTGGGTTCGCTTGTGAGGGAGATACGGAAGGTGTACTGGGGAAGACCTCACTGCATACTGATGGTAAAATGGCTGGGGTTGCACccacaacaggaaaaacagatgaggaaaTCTGAGACTCAGGCTGAGTGGGAGCACCAGCTAAGACAGTCCCCATGGGAGTAAGGAACAAAGCATGGGTGGAAAGTTCTTTCTTGGAAGCTGGGCTTTCTACGTGAGGTAACTTGGGTGATCCATTTTTGAAAGGCGAAATCAAATTACTTTtgagccttttttcttctggattcaTTTCTGCATCTTGTGCGTCCCCTGAAGCTGCACCATCTCCAAACGTATTAGGAACAAAAACCTCCAAGTCATTCACAGGGGAAGATTCTAATTTCTCAAGTTTTAGTAGTCCAAATTCCTCATCCGGTAAGTGAAAGTCTCTGATTCCCAGCCTGGGGGCCAGCCACTGGGGACTGcgaaagcagaagagagagctGCAAGTGTCAGGGTCCGTAGCAGGGAGGTGAAGAGAAGCAGGATCCCCTGAACGCACTGGATAGCTACGTCTTCTTTTGCTCTCATCTACACAAAGAAAAACACCATCCAAGAACATCACATCATAGAATAACCAGCAACTAGCCTTTTCAGAGTCTCTCATCCAGAGTGTCACTctaatctattttttaaaaaaaaaaagccataccaTCTTAACATGCGGAAGTGGCACTTTTCTGGAAAGACATAACATTCTGCAATTGCTCTGCATCTAGCCTTCAGCAAAAGTATCATCGCCAAAGACTGCCAGAATTGACCAAGTGCTTGGTCAGTTTGTTTTGGGTGGTTCTCTCCCAACACATTCTCTTTTTACAATATTGACAGACCCTCAAACTGTAATGCTACTCTTTGTGTTTAACACTTGtcagcactaaaaaaaataaattattaatatgcAGACTTAGTTGGAGAAACAGATTTACATCCATTTGCTGGAAAATCAAGTGCAGAGTGCACAACATTTGCTCTAACAGCAAAGGCAGCTTAAAAAGTTCTCAGCCCTGCTCCTCATCCATGCACGGCTGTTCACTCTTCATCACTGTGCTGAAGCAGAAGTTTCCGGAATTCTGCAAGGAACATGGGCACCACAATgatctatatttttaaaaaagctctcatttaaaaaaaaaaaaaaaaagttaacccaTGTAAGattttcttgaataaaaaaatatggtaagGCATGAACAGCAGTGCATGCACTCACTGGGATGTTTCCCTGCCTTGCTCTCGGGCTCTAGTTTTAGGGAGTATTTGAAGAAGTACCTTTTGAGACTTGACTGGCTCTCTGTCTTGCAGAAGAACGCAGGGAGCGACGCAGAGGGACGTTAATTGCTAGGAGCTCCTcagccctgcaggctccttgCACGTACTGATTCTTAACATGCTCCACTGGATGTTTATCACCCTGACACACACCTAAGTTGGCTTCCAGATCTCCTATATGGCTGGCAAAAGTTTCATTTCCTGGGTTCAGAGAATCCTTGTTCTGAAGCGGATTTTGAACCTGTTCTGACAGAGTCTTATGGCATTTGCCAAGCACTTGGCTTCCTCCAGGAGGAGGATCAGAACTCGTTGGCTGTATAGCGCCGGCCACTTCTGTCTCTCCAGACccaagagctgcagcagcagacaACCTTCTCTCATCTGAAGATGACTTTTCAAGATTAGCCTCACGGTTTTCCTTTTCACTCTGACGCTCATTTGACAGCAGACTACTGCTTTCCCTCGGTGGTATGAGATCCAAACTCTCTATAAGTTCCTGTGACACTTGATGCACAGAGGGTTTGCAGGTagactttcttcttcccttttgtttcctctgcgATCGTCTCTGATCTTGCTTTGTGCTAGTGATACTGCTTTGAGAAATCGATCCAAGTGACGTGCTGCTACCACTGGACGCAGCAAGAGATTTCTGAGTACTTGAATTTGCTGAATCGTTTTCAGCACCAAGAAAAGGGGACGGCACAACCCCTGACTCTGAATCATTTTCAACTCTTTCTTGGGAGTGCCAATCTAAATTTGCATCTTTCTGCTTGCACTTACTTCGCTGACCTTTCTTGCTTCTGCCCAGCTGGCTGAGAATTACAGCATCAAGATCCACTTTCCTCTGGCAATTAGACATGCGTCGAGTTGTCCTGATGTAGTACTCAACTGGAAAGAGAAGCCCTTCAACCACTGTGCAAGAGTTCAATGTACTTTCAGGAGCTGTCACCTTTTCTGTATGAGGAAGTCTTGACTGAATTTCAAGCTGTTGATTCTCCAACAGTTCTTCAACATTGCCCAGCGCAAGATCTGTAGGAGAGGGATTTAAGCTATTAGTGTCACTTTGATTTCCTTCATGGCTTTTGCTCTCATTAGATACAGTGTTATTTCCATCGGCAGGCAATACTTCATTTTCTGACATCAAATCCAAGAGCCTATGTAATTCTCCCCGATCTTCACACATACTCTCACTGTCCGTTTGTTTTATTATACTGGAAGATTCGTTTCCTCCATCAGCACTGATGTCAAGTAAAACAGAGTCACCATTCTCCGAACATGGCTGTGCAGGCTCACAGTTATCAGATATGGCCTCAGCACCTGGGGACTCAGGCTGCCAGACATCGCTGCTGTCCCTCAGCGCACCCAGGAACAGCTCAGGCACTTCTAGAGGGACACTGTCTCCAAGCACGTCTTGGACGACTCCTAACGCTGCACTGGGAGGAgtgaaactgttttcttctctccccacaagTGCTGGGCTGGATACTCTTTGAGTGTTTTCCTCAATGTTCAAGACACTGCTTCGCCTGAAGACTGGTGACCGAAGTTCCTCGGTATTGGCAATTTGATTCTTCACCATTTCATCACTGTTGATTAGAGGCCCATCATGCACTGATTCCCTTTCCTCTGATACTGGAGCCTTTGCCCGTCTCCTCAGCTTCATCAAGCTTCtggaggttttgggttttttctcctcaggGGCAGGCCTAACGATTCCACAGCACAGGTTTTCCTGGCTAGGCTGTATGCTttctgcctgcgagctgcctgacAAGCTAATCTCATTGTCAGAGAATTCAGGAGCGTGTTTAAATGCAACAggtgttttcttctctgtgccaGGATCAGAGCAGGTTTTAGTCTGTAACTGAGGGGTTCCATGTTTGTCAGCACTAGGAGATACGTTATCTCTAGAACctgtgggaaaaaaa carries:
- the PALB2 gene encoding partner and localizer of BRCA2 isoform X2, producing the protein MSPFFLTRSTALPDPDCSRDNVSPSADKHGTPQLQTKTCSDPGTEKKTPVAFKHAPEFSDNEISLSGSSQAESIQPSQENLCCGIVRPAPEEKKPKTSRSLMKLRRRAKAPVSEERESVHDGPLINSDEMVKNQIANTEELRSPVFRRSSVLNIEENTQRVSSPALVGREENSFTPPSAALGVVQDVLGDSVPLEVPELFLGALRDSSDVWQPESPGAEAISDNCEPAQPCSENGDSVLLDISADGGNESSSIIKQTDSESMCEDRGELHRLLDLMSENEVLPADGNNTVSNESKSHEGNQSDTNSLNPSPTDLALGNVEELLENQQLEIQSRLPHTEKVTAPESTLNSCTVVEGLLFPVEYYIRTTRRMSNCQRKVDLDAVILSQLGRSKKGQRSKCKQKDANLDWHSQERVENDSESGVVPSPFLGAENDSANSSTQKSLAASSGSSTSLGSISQSSITSTKQDQRRSQRKQKGRRKSTCKPSVHQVSQELIESLDLIPPRESSSLLSNERQSEKENREANLEKSSSDERRLSAAAALGSGETEVAGAIQPTSSDPPPGGSQVLGKCHKTLSEQVQNPLQNKDSLNPGNETFASHIGDLEANLGVCQGDKHPVEHVKNQYVQGACRAEELLAINVPLRRSLRSSARQRASQVSKDESKRRRSYPVRSGDPASLHLPATDPDTCSSLFCFRSPQWLAPRLGIRDFHLPDEEFGLLKLEKLESSPVNDLEVFVPNTFGDGAASGDAQDAEMNPEEKRLKSNLISPFKNGSPKLPHVESPASKKELSTHALFLTPMGTVLAGAPTQPESQISSSVFPVVGATPAILPSVCSEVFPSTPSVSPSQANPHFSRGASAQVVDDGECKDSAVPLHLDSCGAGSARKEEEQSTTFNLEAPHNESDEAVALEKHQQSESKQQRSCRASPEQKKDVAEQMTPVLFDGLREESLQLVSKLKDSSSSCAVDVSTVWWEAAGCRELCVVTACESSVSLWKPLASDHWGKVYTWQVGEIPVIQIVPLPDACNLVCIALGDLEIGEIRLLLYSSENDLFKQSLVKTGNIKAVLGIKDRRLVSSSRTVQEQQVEIVSLSETGRCKDGQTLMPPEETVLAFAEVEGARDALVGTTAVNSIVVWNLKTGQLLKKMHVGYSYPASICHRAYSDSGLLFVVLSHPHAKESESCGNPAFRVVAFNPKTARSTGVMFSSLPPGHAGRYLEGDVKDASAAAVLTSGAIAVWDLLLGQCTALLPPDPEGSWALARWATTSACLLAGQRDGTVCLYQYQQPQPGVA
- the PALB2 gene encoding partner and localizer of BRCA2 isoform X1 translates to MAARLPWTRASRGRPLWRDRRPWKERRLLRDRGRRRRPAGRPSAAPRRRRCGARRGTERGPARRCQPQPGALCLAAEGEAGAAEEGVQRDRQPAAAGAASRASPEPRPGHGGGRRPVGAEPCRSTALPDPDCSRDNVSPSADKHGTPQLQTKTCSDPGTEKKTPVAFKHAPEFSDNEISLSGSSQAESIQPSQENLCCGIVRPAPEEKKPKTSRSLMKLRRRAKAPVSEERESVHDGPLINSDEMVKNQIANTEELRSPVFRRSSVLNIEENTQRVSSPALVGREENSFTPPSAALGVVQDVLGDSVPLEVPELFLGALRDSSDVWQPESPGAEAISDNCEPAQPCSENGDSVLLDISADGGNESSSIIKQTDSESMCEDRGELHRLLDLMSENEVLPADGNNTVSNESKSHEGNQSDTNSLNPSPTDLALGNVEELLENQQLEIQSRLPHTEKVTAPESTLNSCTVVEGLLFPVEYYIRTTRRMSNCQRKVDLDAVILSQLGRSKKGQRSKCKQKDANLDWHSQERVENDSESGVVPSPFLGAENDSANSSTQKSLAASSGSSTSLGSISQSSITSTKQDQRRSQRKQKGRRKSTCKPSVHQVSQELIESLDLIPPRESSSLLSNERQSEKENREANLEKSSSDERRLSAAAALGSGETEVAGAIQPTSSDPPPGGSQVLGKCHKTLSEQVQNPLQNKDSLNPGNETFASHIGDLEANLGVCQGDKHPVEHVKNQYVQGACRAEELLAINVPLRRSLRSSARQRASQVSKDESKRRRSYPVRSGDPASLHLPATDPDTCSSLFCFRSPQWLAPRLGIRDFHLPDEEFGLLKLEKLESSPVNDLEVFVPNTFGDGAASGDAQDAEMNPEEKRLKSNLISPFKNGSPKLPHVESPASKKELSTHALFLTPMGTVLAGAPTQPESQISSSVFPVVGATPAILPSVCSEVFPSTPSVSPSQANPHFSRGASAQVVDDGECKDSAVPLHLDSCGAGSARKEEEQSTTFNLEAPHNESDEAVALEKHQQSESKQQRSCRASPEQKKDVAEQMTPVLFDGLREESLQLVSKLKDSSSSCAVDVSTVWWEAAGCRELCVVTACESSVSLWKPLASDHWGKVYTWQVGEIPVIQIVPLPDACNLVCIALGDLEIGEIRLLLYSSENDLFKQSLVKTGNIKAVLGIKDRRLVSSSRTVQEQQVEIVSLSETGRCKDGQTLMPPEETVLAFAEVEGARDALVGTTAVNSIVVWNLKTGQLLKKMHVGYSYPASICHRAYSDSGLLFVVLSHPHAKESESCGNPAFRVVAFNPKTARSTGVMFSSLPPGHAGRYLEGDVKDASAAAVLTSGAIAVWDLLLGQCTALLPPDPEGSWALARWATTSACLLAGQRDGTVCLYQYQQPQPGVA